The DNA region GTCCGGTCGCCGTCGCAGAGCACGGTCAGTACGCCGACCCGGATTGCCCCGATGCCCAGCGGGAAGCAGCACACCCCGTGGACGCCCATGTCCCGCGCGGGCGGCAGCAGCGCGGGCCACCGGTCCGGGCGTACGCGGTCCAGGTCCGGCTCCATGACGGGGGACCCGGTGCGCACCGCGTCCGGGCCCGGGCCCTCGCCCAGCGTGAACTGGAGTTCCTCGAAACGGGCGCTCACCTCGGGATGGCACCAGAGCGGCTCGGCCATGCCGCCGTTGCCCACGAGCAGCGACAGCGCGACGCCCTCGGCGCCCAGCGCGAGCGCGCACGCCCGGGCCGGATCACCGTGCCCGCCGAGGCGCAGTGACCGGAGAACGTCGGCCATGCCGTCGCTGATCACCGGTTTCCGTTCAGCCGCGGCCGGGAGCCTCGGAGCGAGGCACCGACCGGATTGCGTCGTAACCCTACGCGGATCGGTCCGCCGTCGAGTTCCACTGTTCCGGGCCGTCGGCGGGCATGCCCCGCCAGGCGTCCCGGGCACTGGCGTACCGGGGGAAGCGCTCGACGACCGCGCCGGCCCGGAACACCAGACCTATGCACGGGCGGGCGTAGACGACCCGGGTCCAGCCGCGCCGCGACCGGCAGTCGTCCCAGGCCGCGCACAGCGGGTCCAGGGCGCTGCCGTCCATGAACGTCAGGCCGCTCAGGTCGACGATGAGGAAGAGGCGCCCGGTGCCGCGGCGCACGTCCTCCAGGTCACGGGTGAACCCCGGGGCGGTCGTCAGGTCCAGCTCGCCGCTCGCCCCGACCACACGGCACTCGTCGAACAGGCTGGGATGCGGGCCCATGTGTCCCATCTCCTCTGGTCCTCCTGTGGTCCTCCTGGCGCAGAGCCTCAGTTGCGCGGAACGGGACTTCACGGTGAGGGCCGGGGACACGGGCTGCCGTACGGCGAGCGTACTGCCGGAAAGGAGGCGTCCGTCGAGCCCCTTCCGGTATCCGTCGGGTGGGCTCTCGAAGAGGCCGAACCTGGCCGGTATCCGACCGATTCCCGACGTCCCGGTGCCGAAGCGGCGAGGTCGGCGCGGAAGTTGACGCGGGCCGAGACCTCGCGAACCGTACGGTCTCGGCAGCCTCGTTTGCCTGGGGTCAAGGTACGGTGGGGGAACCGAGGGCATGTCGTACACCGGTGATCGAGTCGGTCTCGTCCTCGGCGCACGACGACGCCGGGCCGATCAGAGCCCGGGGCAGGGTCCGCCCCATGGCCGGTTGAAGTCGTTCACGTCCGCCGGTCGAGCCCCAGTGCCGGGGCGGCACACGACCCTGACCGCACGCTCCGCGTCGGCGAGTCACCGAACCACCGAGCCGTCGAACCACTGAGTCAGCGAGCCACTGAACCACTGAGTGACCGAACCACCGGGTCACCGACTCATCGGCTCAGGGAAGCAGCACGAAGGCGCCGGGGCATCGAGGCCAAGGAGCCACCTGTCACCCGGCTCGACCGAGCCGCAGGAGAAGCTCGACCGAGCCGCAGGGAGAAGAGAGCCCGTTCCGTCGCGCGGTCCGCCGTGTCCGCCGCGAACGAACCACCGGCACGCCGCAGTCGTGCCCCCAGACAGGAGCGCTCCATGACCACCGTCCCCGTCCTCGAACCCCTGCCTTCGCAGCCCCTCGCCCGCCTCCGACTGGCCCCGCACAGCACCATGCCGCGCCGTATCGACGGGGCGTGGTGGCCCCACTCGCGCGATCTGCTCGCCGAACTTCCGCTGCTGATCGGCGCCTTGCCCCGGACATGGGGACAGATCACCGGCGTCACCGTGAACACGGCGATGTGGGCGGTGTCGCCCGGCCGGATGCTCGTCGCGAACCACGTCGTACGGCTGAGCCGGTCGACCGGGACGCACGGCCGGCACACCGTCTGCCTGGTCAGTCCGGGCCGGGGCCGCTGGGACCTGCTGGTCGTGCCCCCGGAGGTCGACGCGGCGGACGCGGAGCCGCTGATGGCGGCCGCGGCGGCGGGCGTGCGTCCGGCCGGCTGACGGGGCACCGCGGCCCACCGCGGCCCATCGCGGATCACCGCAGTGGCTTGCGGACCCACACCTCGCGGACGGCCGACGGGGAGTGGGGGGCGAGGAGGCCCAGCTTCGACCAACCCCAGGCACGCACGGTCTCCTGGGCCGCGTTCGGCGGACGACTGCCGCCGTCACCGCCCCCGCCCCCGCCGTCACCGACCTCTCCGGCGTCGCTTCCTTCGCCGTCGGGTCGCTCCAGGTCCACGGCCGCGACGACCAGATCGGCTTCGAGCCGGGCCAGCAGCCTTTCGCCCAGGAGCGTCGCGACGCCGTGCCTGCGGTGGGCCGGCAGCACCATCAGCTCGGCGAGCAGGAAGGTACGGCCCGAGGCGGTGAGTTCCTCGATGTCCGTGGGAAGTTCGCCACGGAAGTCCGACCACCACTCGCCGGTCCGCTCCACCTGGAACCCGTACGCGCAGCCGACCAGCCCGCCCGCGTCGGCGACCATCATGTCGAAGCCGAGGCGCTGCACATGCTGCTCGAACCGGTCCAGGAAGCCCTGGCGGTCGCGGTATTCGGCCCCCGCGGCACCCCGGTACGCCGTGACGTGCACATCCGCGACGGCGGCCCGCTGCTGCTCGGCCTGCCACCGGGACAGTCTGCGCAAGTACACCTCGGTCATACGGGTCCTCCCCCGGCCGCGCGGGATGGTCATCCCCCGACTCGGCATCATCACAGCAGGAGCCGCCGGGGTAAACGGGGCGTCGGGATCAGTCGGGTACCGCTCGGCGCGCAGGTGGCGGTGCCCGTACGGGCATTCGGGACGTACGGGCTGAGGGCTATCCAGAACAGGCGGTCAGGCCTAGGCTCGGAGCCGAGTGAGAAGTGAGGCTCTTTCGGGAGCCGTCACAGCACTGAAGCCGCGTTCACCGGCTTCTCGCGCGCCCCTTGTCCCCGGGCGCATCCGCCCCCTGTCCCCGGGCGTCCGGACGAGGCGGTCTCCACAGCCCGCGACAACTTCCGTATCCCCGCCGCCCCTTCGCGGCCGGGCCCTCGACCACGTGTCCCTTGCGGACCACGCCACGGCGCACTCCCGCGTGCCGCGGCGACCCATGAGGGATCCCATGCCCTGCAACCCGCCGACCGGGGGGTGGCGCGCCAGGGCGGTGTGGTCGCCGCCGGTACACCACCGGCGGCGACCACCACACCACGGAGGACGGGCGTACGAGGAGGACGGCGAGGGCACCTTCCCGGCGTCCCTCCCCTCCCTCCGCGTCCGGAACCCGGCCGGCCGACTAGCCGACCGGCACCGGGGTCACCACCGCGGCCAGCGGATACGCGCCCGTCCGGAGGGCGCTGCCGACCGTGCCGCCCGCCGTCGTGACCGGCACGAGTTCACCGGCGTCGGCGGTCGTGACGTACGCGGTGCTCCCGTTCCAGTCGAGCGTGACGTCGAACGCGGACCTGCCGACGGTGACCGGGGTGCCGGGGGCGCCGGTGACCGTGTCGACGGGGGTGACCCTGTCGCCCGTGCTCGCGCTGACCCACAGGGTGCGCCCGTCCGGGGAGAGGGCGAGCCCGTACGCCTGCTGTCCGTTGACCAGGAGCGTGGGGCGGGTGTCGTTGGTGGCGGTGTCGATCGGAGTGACCGTGGAGCCACCGGAGTTGGACACGTAGACGGTTCTCCCGTCGGGCGCCGCGACGACGTTGAAGGGGTTCGGTCCGACAGGGATCGCCGTACCGGCCCTGCCCGCGGGGAGAGTTACGGGTGTGACCGTGCTGTCGTGGATGTTCGCCACGTACAGCGTGGACCCGTCCGGTGTGATCGCCATGTTCTCCGGGCCGTCGCCCACCGGGACCTTCGGGCCCGCCGTGCCGGTCGCGAGGTCCACGGGCTGGACGGCGTCGTCGGAGTAGTCGGCGACCCAGAGGGTCTTCCCGTCCGGGGTGAGGGCGAGCCCCGCCGGCACGTCACCGACGGCGATCGTGGCGGTCACCCTGCCCGTCGGTACGTCGATCACGCTGACCGAGTCCGATCCCTGGTTGGCGGCGTACGCGGTGCGGCCGTCCGCGCCGACGACGACCTCGCCGGGATTCTTCCCGACGGCGATCTCGGCCGATGCCCCCGACGTCAGGTCCACCGAACTGACCGACGCACCACTGAAGTTGGCGGTCAGTGCGCGCTCGCTGCCGTCGCCGTCCGTCACCCGCACGGGAATCGCCCGACCGACGAGCCCGTCCCCACGGACGACGACGGACCGTACGCCGCTCTGCGCCCCGCCGGCCGCCGTGAGGGTCACGGTGGCGGTTGCCCTACCGCCCGCCGGAACGGTGACGGAACCCGAGGACGGGGAGACGGTGAGACCGTCGGGAGCGTCGATCTTCCAGGAGACGGACTGTTCCACCGTCGAGCGGTTGTCGGCCACGGTGAGGGTGGTCGTGCCGCTCGCGCCCGGGGCCAGCGACAGCGACGACGGCTGGAAGGAGGCGTCCGGGCCGGGATCGGGGGCTGCCCGCAGCGTGGCGTCGTAGAGGAACTGCTCCATGACGCCGGGCGCGACCTGCTGCGGAACCGCGTCCAACTCCTTGCGCTGAGCCTGGAGTTGACCGTAGAGAGTCCGCACCGCGTCGTCGTCGCCCGCCGCCTGCGCGACCATCAGCCGTACGGCCGTGCCGCCGGCGGTGCCGTAGGCGCCGAGCTTGTCCAGCCAGGCCGAAGTCTCGTCCAGAAAGCCGGAGCTGCCGAGGTGGGCGCGGAGTTCGCCGGGCGCGGCGGCCATGTCGGTGAAGTAGGAACGGAGCTTCCGGGCGGCGGCCGTCAGCCCGTCCCCGCTGTCCAGCGCCTTGGTGAACGCCTTGATGAGCGGGGTGAGGGTGGGCGACTCGGTGGAGTTCAGCCGGGAGGAGTAGTTGTTCTCCGCGAAGATCCGCAGGGCCGGGGCCGCCCGCCCGCCGAGGTCGGCGACCGAGGCGAGGAAGGAGGCCCTCGGGTCGTACGCGTCCGGGTTCCAGGCGAAGTCGGCGGAGGTGAAGAGAGCGAGCTTGCTGGCCTCGGCCTGGACCATGGGGTTGGCGGTGATACCGGTGACGACGTCGGCCACGCCCGCCTCCCGCCCCGTGTACGGGCCGAGCAGCAGCCGGCTGGTGGTGTAGTCGTTGACGGGGTAGTTGTCCCAGAGCAGGACCGGATGCCCGAACAACTCCCTTGCCCGGCGCGCCTGTTCAGCACTGATGGTGGGCGCGATGACACCGTCACCGGTCCACTCGACGACGACCGACGGGTCCAGTTTCTCCCGCAGGGCGGTCTTGTACGGGGAGTCGGCGAGGTCGGAGTACTCGGTCGGCACCATCTCCAGCGGCGCGAGGTCGGAGTGCGCGTCGACGAAGCGGCCGACGACCGAGTTGAGCAGCGAGGCCTGGGCGCTACCGGCCGCGCTGCCCCCACTGCCGTACGCGTCCCCGTCCTCGGCGCAGTTCCAGTCGGTGTAGCTGATGTCGTCCAGCGGCACGGCGAACGACCGCACGCCGATGGCGTACAGCGACTCGAACTTCGCGACGAGTGCCTTCGTGTCGGCGGCCGAGGAGTAGCAGACGGACAGCCCGGGTGAGAGGGCGTAGGTGAAGCGGACATGGTTCGCGGCGGCGCGGTCGACGAGCTCCTTGAGCGTCGCGAGCCGTTCGACGGGGTACTCGTCCCGCCACTTCGCCCTCAGATACGGGTCGTCCTTGGGTGAGTAGACGTACAAGTTCTGCTTGGTACGCCCGTAGAAGTCCAGTTGGGACAGCCGGTCCCGCTGCGACCAGGGTGCCCCGTAGAAGCCCTCGACCACACCACGGAGGGCGGCGGCGGGCCAGTCGCGGACGGTGACGTCGGGTACGGCCTTGCCTCGGCCGACCAGCTGACGGAAGGTCTGCGCGGCGTAGTACGTGCCGGTGACGTCCACGCCGGACAGCGCGACCTGCCCGCGCCCGGCGGCAACCGCGTACCCGCCCTCCGGCAGCCCTCGGGGCGACTCGCCCCCGAGCCGCTTCAACACCGGCGCGGTGGCGGGGTTTTCGCCCGGCCCGCCGACATAAACGGTGAGGTCGGCGTCCGGCAAGGGCCGCCCCGCCGTGACGGTCCGGATGCTCCGGGCCCCGGCATCCCGCAGCACCCGCTCGACGAGCCTGCGCGCGGCCGGGTCGGTCCGCCGCCCGACCACTTCGACGACCTCCCGGGGCAGCCGCTGCGAACCGTGCCCGGACCGCAACTCCTGTGGCGTCGGCCAGACTTGGGGGAGGCGGGCCTCGGCGTTGGCATGCTCGGCCGCCATGGCGGGGGTGGCTGGGGCGACGCCCAGCAAACCGAGGACCAGACCGACGAGAAGCCCGACCACGACCGCCCTGAATCCCGGCTTCGGCTTCCGCCTCCAGCTGCAGCTCCGGTTCAAAGTTTTATCCATCGGCGAAGATGTTGGTGGATGGATTCACCGAAGGCAAGACCGCGTGGCCTACTTGTCGAAGGGTGGCTCGGTCGGCGGGTGCAGTTGGGCGAACTCGCCGGCGAGTATGCCCAGGAGGACGAGATCGTGGTGCCGGCCGGCGAGGAACACGTGATCGCGGAGGCGCCCCTCCTCGACGAATCCGAGCCGGTGATGGAGCGCCAACGACCCCTGGTTGTAGGCGAAGACCCGCGCTTCGCACTTGTGGTAGCGCCGCTCGGCGAACATGAACCGCAGCAGCATCACCACGGCTTCCGCCGCGTAGCCCTTGCGCCGGTGATCAGCGCCGACCGTGACGCCGTACTCGAACCGTCCCGCCTGCGGATCGGCGTGGTTGGAGGAGACGGCGCCGACCATCTCCCCGGTGTCGAGCGCCTCGACCGCCAGCCGGAAACAGTCACCGTCGGGCTCGGCAGAGGCCTGCTCCTTCGCCCAGGCGCGATGCCCCTCGGCGGAACGGGGCGGACACACCGCGTCCCCCAACCGCTCCTCGTCCACGGCGAACCGCATGAACGCGGTCCAGTCGTCGGGCTCGATCCCGCGCAGACGAATCCGCGTGCCTGTCCAGAAGGATGTCATCCACCATTGGATCAAGCGATGGCGCCGTGAGTCCAGGCCGAAAAGTCTCGAACCGTGCTCTACCGAGAAGGCTTCAATGCCATCCCTCGGGATCGAGAGCGGCCGCGACGAACCCGTCCCCCCGTGGTGACGGTCAGGTCGGGCTGTCCAACCCGTTGTGCGACCTTCTCGCGATCGAACTCACGGACTCAGGAACGAAGTGCTCGGCGATGGCGGGCCGGTCCAAGGGGAACCCATCGGTTGGCGTCGTCCATCCATGTGGTGGCCCAGCAACGCTCATAGCCGAGTCCGAGCAGGGCCTTCCCACGCTCTGGGTTGAGCCGGGCTTCCAGAGGCCGCCGCCGAGCCGAGAAGGAACAGCAGCGGTCGGTTCACGACCTCCCCTGTCAGGCAGCACGGCTGCGCCGAGAAGGCGTAGCTGCACCTGTCTCTGAGCATCGGACATGCAAGATTCCGTGATCACGGCGTGGTTGGTGCGACAACTCTGCGTGGTGAGCCGTCACAGCCGGATCACCACCAGTGCCGTGTCGTCGTCCGGGCCGCGGCGTGGGGCCGGGACCAGGTCGGTGAGGATGGCGTCCGCCAGGGGTTCCGGGGGCAGGGTGTGGTGGCGTTTGAGGCTGTGGGTGAGGCGGTGGAGGCCCTGGTCGATGTCTTCGCCGCGGCGTTCGATCAGGCCGTCGGTGTAGAGGACGAGGGTGGCGCCTGGGGTGTAGGACACCGTCGCCTGGGTGCGGAGGATGGTGTCGTCGCAGGCCGCCAGGGGCGGGTCGGTGGCCGTGTCCAGGAGGTCGACCGTTCCGTCGGGGTGGGCCAGGAGTGGCGGCGGGTGGCCGGCGCAGCTGTACGTGACCGTGTGGGCGGCGCGGTCGATGACGGCCTGGACGGCGGTCGTGGCGAGCGCGCCCTCGACGGTGTGCGCGTGCTGGGCGAGGGTGGTGAGCGCGTCGGCGGGCCGGCCGGTGGCGCGGATCGCGGCGCTCAGGGCGCTGCGCAGCTGGCCCATGACGCCGGCCGCCTCCAGACCGTGGCCGACGACGTCGCCGACCGCCGCGGCCAGCCGGTCCTCGTCGAGGTCGATCAGGTCGTACCAGTCGCCGCATACGTTGAGGAAGCTGGCCGCGGGCGAATACCGGACAGCGGCGAAGCCGTGCCGCGGCAGCGCGGTGCCGGGCAGCATGGCGCGCTGCAGCGTGACGGCGACCTCGTGCGTGCGGGCGTGGGCCTTGCGCAGCTCCTCGTTGAGTTCCTGCAGTTCCTGGGAGCGGGTCAGGAGGTCGGCGGTCATCGCGTCCTCCTGACTGAGCGTGGTCGGGGAGGCGTGCTGGGTGCCCTGCGTCGGGGTGGCGGCCTGGCGGGCGCGGATCAGAGCCGTGACCTCCTCGACGCGGTGGGCGATGAGCGACACCCGCCCGTCCGCGTCGAGGACCGGGATGTTGACCGTGCTCCAGTAACGCTCCTCGAACACACCCGGTCGGTCGGGCACCTCGACGTCGTACTTCTGCAGGGCCATGGTGTCCCGCTCGCCGGTGGCCAGCAGCCGTTCGAGCGATGTACGCAGGGTCCGGGCGCCGGTGGCCTCCTCGGAGGGGCTGTCGGGAAACACGTCGAAGAGGAACCGCCCGACCAGCTCGTCGAGGCCACGGCCCGATACCTGCACATAGGCCCGGTTCGCGGCGAGGATCGTCAGGTCGGGCGCGAGCAGCAGGACCGGGCTGGGCAGGGCCTGGAAGACCTTCGCGAAGTCGATGTCGACGCCCATGTCGATTTCGCTGTCGAGAGAGCGGGAGGGGGAGGGGGTGTGGGCGATGTCGGGATCGGGATCGGCGTCGGTTTCCACGTGGGCGTCCGCATCTGTTTCCACGTCGGCGTCCGCACCGGCGTCGGGGTCCGTCCTGATGCCCGGGCTCTCTCTCCCACCAGGCGCATCACTGTCGCTCATGCCACCATGTCTACTCCCTCCCCCGGCCCCGTGCGACCCGGTCCTGGAACGGGCCCCTGCGTACGGATCCGAGGCGCACACAGGTGCGATTCGGTCACCCTGCGCCGATCGGCTCGGTATCCGCCCGGCACCCCTAGTGGCGCGTGCTCCGGCGGCGGGGGCGCAGGCGGCCTCGGCCGCCGTCCCGGTGGTCGTGGCGGGGGCGGACCTCGGCGGGGCGCGCGACGAGCCCCGGCGGTGGCCGGCGGCGTGCCCGGGCGGCGGGCTGGATCAGGCGGGTCGCCACGACGGTCAGGATCAGCAGCACGCTGGCTGCCAGGGCGCCGGTCATGCCGGTCACCGCCCTGTGACCGGGGGAACGGGCCGGGCGAGCGCGGCCTCTTTGACCAGCGGGAGCAGCGGAGGGTCGGTCTCGTCGTCCTGCCAGGCTTCCGCGGGATTCCGTGTTCCGTCGGTCGCCGGGGCGCCGTGCAGGGCGTGCTCCGCCGCGATGAGTTCGGTGGCGGTCGCGGTCGTGGACGGGCCGGTGCTGTCGCTCGCGGCCGCCATGAGCCGCGCGGCCGCGGAGGAACTCGACTCCGGAGGGATCACCAGGAGGTTCCAGCGGCCGGTGGTGTGGGAGAGCAGCAGGATCTTGTGGGGGTCCAGCTCCGTGGTGAACCAACCCACCTTCACCACATGGCCGTTGACGGGGATCCTGCGGGGGACGACCGGCCAGTAGGAGCAGTTGACGGCGATCCGGGTGATCCGGCCGCCGAGAGGGTCCAGGACGTCGGCCAGGGCGGAGAGTTCGTGTGTCAGGTCGCGGGAGCGGGGCCACCAGGCGCCGTCCAGAAGTCCAGGAAGTCGAGGAAGTTCTGGGAGTCGCTCAAGTCCTGGGGGAGTGTTCGTCGGTTTCAGCGCGAGGCGGGCGGTCGGAGCCCTGAAGGGGACGATCCGCAGCGGGGGACGATCGGTGGTCGCGGACATCGCGCGAACCTGTCTCCGGACCGCGGCCCGCGGGCAGCCGTCCGGTGTTGTCGCTCACCGAGAACGACGTAGGCATGAAGGCCGGCGTACGAAATGCCCTCGGTGACCTCAGGCTACTCCGCACAGGTGCCCGGCGGACCGGCGTGAGCCGCCGGAAACGTGCCGGTTCCCGCCCCGAGCGTGTTCGGTGCCGAACGTGCTCCGTACCGGGGCGGCTCCTTGGTCCGGCGCCCGGCCCGGCCCGGTCGCGGTCCGGCGCCCGGTCTCGCGGCCCGACGGCCACTCCCGCGGCTTCACGACCGCCCCCGCCGCCCTCCACCACCGCCCGCGAAGCGGAACGCTCAGACGAGGCCCGCGCGGTAGACCAACAGCGCGATCTGTACGGGGTTGTTGAGATCGAGTCCGGTCAGGATGTGGGAGACGTGGGCCTTCACCGTGGGCAGGCTCATGTGGCAGGCCGTGGCGATCTCCGCGTTCGTTCTGCCCTCGGCGACGGAGAGGGCGACCTCCCGCTTCCGGGGCGCCGAGTCGGTCCAGCATCGCCTCGGCCTTCTCCCGCTCCTCGTGGCGGGAGGTGCCGGGGACGCCCCCGGGGTCGGTCACGGTGTCGATCAGTTGCCTGACGGCAGCAGAGGACAGCACGGGCTCGCCCGCCATGACGTTGCGCACCGCCGCCACGATCTGGGCCGGGGGCATGTGCTTGAGGACGTGTCCCGCCGCTCCGGCGCGCAGGGCCTGCAGTACGTAGCTGTCGGCGGTGAAGGTAGTCAGGATCAGCACCTGCGGAGGCCGCGGCAGCTCCCGGAGCGCCGCGGTGGCCGCGAGACCGTCCATCCTCGGCATGCGGATGTCCATGAGGACGAGATCCGGACGGTACTCGTCCACGAGCGCCCGCACGTCGGCTCCGTCGGCCGCCTCCGCGACGACGTCGATGTCGTCGGCCGCCGACATCTCCCGGGCGATCTCCTCCCGGGCGTGCTGCCGCGCCTGCTCGGCCCGCAGCGTGGCCTCCGTCTCCGCGCGGACCGCCCGTTCCCGCAGGCCCACGACGACCAGGCCCCAGCCGACGGCACCCGCGACCAGGGTGACGGCCGACACCGCGGTCGCCAGGGTGAGCGGCTCGGGGGGATACGGGGGATCCAGGGGCCGCGGTACGCCGGGGTGGCCGCGGTGGTCTCAATGCCCCAGCCCCGCGCCCCCGTCCACCGGGATCACCGCGCCGCGCACATACCCGGCGCCGACCAGGAACGCCACCGCGTCGGCGACCTCCTCCGGTCGGGCGAGCCGGCCGGCCGGGGTCTGCCGCAGCAGGTTCCCGCGCTGCTCCTCGGTGAGCGCACGGCTCATGTCCGTCTCGGTCAGGCCGGGCGCCACCACGTTGCAGGTGATGTCCCGGGGGCCGAGTTCGTGGGTCAGCGAACGGGCGAAACCGACCAGACCCGCCTTCGAGGCCGCGTAGTTGGTCTGCCCGGCGGCTCCGTGCAGCGCCGCCGTGGAGGAGATCAGCACGATACGTCCGTGGCCCGCGCGCAGCATTCCGCGTACCGCCCGCCGGGCGACCCGGAACGACCCCGTGAGGTTGGTGTCGACGACGGAGGTGAAGTCCTCCTCGGTCATCCGCACCAGCAGACGATCCTGGGTGGTACCGGCGTTGGCGACCAGGACGGTGACCGGACCGTGGGCCGCCTCGGCCTCCTTGAAGGCCCGGTCCACCTGTTGACTGTCCTTCACATCGCAGCGTACGGCGAGGAATTCCGCGGTCTCGGGCGGCGGCTCCTCACCCCGGTACGTCACCGTGACCCGGTCCCCCGCCGCCGCGAGACGGCGGGCCGTGGCCAGCCCGATCCCCCGGTTCCCCCCGGTCACGAAGACCGACCGGGCCGTTGCCTGTTCCATCGTCGTCCCCACTTCTTCCGCTTCCGCTGCTTCCTGTGTCGACGTTCCGTGTCCGCAGTCCCACGACGCTCACGGCGAATCCGACGAGGGCCAGTACGGCGGTCCAGAACGTGGCCGCGTACATGGCGTCGAGGAAGGCGCGGTCGGCGGTGGCCGCCAGTTCCGGCAGCCGCAGCGAACCGGCCAGCGAGCGGGCCGCCTCGGCGGAGGTGCGGGCCTGCTCCTCGGCTTCCGGCGTCAACCCCCGTGCCCCGCCCGGCAGTTCGGCGTCCGACATCCGCTCGCGGTACACCCCGGAGAGGATCGAGCCGGTCATCGCCACTCCGAGCGTCCCGCCCACCTGCCGGGTGACGCTGTTGACGGCCGACCCGGCGCCCGCGAGATGCGGCGGCACCCCGCTCATCATCACGGCCGTGACCGGTGTACCGACCAGCCCCATCCCGAAGCCCTGCACCCACAGCAGCGCGGCGACGGTCAGGATCGGGGTCTGTCCGTCGAACCACAGATAGCCGACGTACGTGGCAGACGTGGCCAGGACCCCGGCCGCGACCGTCGACCGGGCCGAGAGCAGCCGGCTCAGCGTGGGGGACGCCTGACTGCCCAGGACGATGCCGATCGCCGCGGCGATCATGACCGTTCCGGCGTCGGCGGGGGAGAGCCCGCGCGGCCCCTGCAGATAGAAGGCCGCGTAGAACAGATGCCCGGCCAGCGCCATGAACGCGATCAGCAGCACCACGCTCCCGGCCGTGAACCCGGGCTGCCGGAACAGCCGCAGGTCCAGGCTGGGCGCGGGCGACCTGCGCTGGCCGGCGACGAAGAGGGCGAGCAGAGCGCCGCCCAGGAGGAGGGGGAGGAGCACGTGCGGGCCGTACCAGGTCTGTCCGTTGCCGAGTTCGATGATCCCGTAGACCACTCCGCCGAGGCCGAGCACCGACAGGGCGAGACCCGGCAGATCGAGCACCCTGCGCCGGGGGCCCTTCAACTCCGGTACTACGGCCACCACTCCGGCCAGACACAGGGCCACGATGGGCACGTTGACCAGGAACACCGAGCCCCACCAGAAGTGGCTGAGCAGCGCCCCGCCCACGACCGGGCCGACGGCCACCCCGAGACCGCTGGAGGAGCTCCAGATCGCGATCGCCCGGGTGCGTTTCTCCTCCGGGGTGCTCTGCACGATGACCGACAGGGTCGCCGGCATCAGCAGTGCGCTGCCCGCGCCCATGAAGGCACGCGCCACGATCAGCCAGGCGGGACCGGTGGCGAAGGCGCCCGCGCCGGAGGCGGCGCCGAACAGCGCGAGCCCCGCGACGAGGGTGTTCCGGGGGCCGAAACGGTCGGCCAGTGCGCCTCCCGCGAAGAGCGTTCCGGCGAAGACCAGGGTGTAG from Streptomyces sp. NBC_00258 includes:
- a CDS encoding PP2C family protein-serine/threonine phosphatase, with protein sequence MSDSDAPGGRESPGIRTDPDAGADADVETDADAHVETDADPDPDIAHTPSPSRSLDSEIDMGVDIDFAKVFQALPSPVLLLAPDLTILAANRAYVQVSGRGLDELVGRFLFDVFPDSPSEEATGARTLRTSLERLLATGERDTMALQKYDVEVPDRPGVFEERYWSTVNIPVLDADGRVSLIAHRVEEVTALIRARQAATPTQGTQHASPTTLSQEDAMTADLLTRSQELQELNEELRKAHARTHEVAVTLQRAMLPGTALPRHGFAAVRYSPAASFLNVCGDWYDLIDLDEDRLAAAVGDVVGHGLEAAGVMGQLRSALSAAIRATGRPADALTTLAQHAHTVEGALATTAVQAVIDRAAHTVTYSCAGHPPPLLAHPDGTVDLLDTATDPPLAACDDTILRTQATVSYTPGATLVLYTDGLIERRGEDIDQGLHRLTHSLKRHHTLPPEPLADAILTDLVPAPRRGPDDDTALVVIRL
- a CDS encoding GNAT family N-acetyltransferase produces the protein MTSFWTGTRIRLRGIEPDDWTAFMRFAVDEERLGDAVCPPRSAEGHRAWAKEQASAEPDGDCFRLAVEALDTGEMVGAVSSNHADPQAGRFEYGVTVGADHRRKGYAAEAVVMLLRFMFAERRYHKCEARVFAYNQGSLALHHRLGFVEEGRLRDHVFLAGRHHDLVLLGILAGEFAQLHPPTEPPFDK
- a CDS encoding DUF5994 family protein; this translates as MSATTDRPPLRIVPFRAPTARLALKPTNTPPGLERLPELPRLPGLLDGAWWPRSRDLTHELSALADVLDPLGGRITRIAVNCSYWPVVPRRIPVNGHVVKVGWFTTELDPHKILLLSHTTGRWNLLVIPPESSSSAAARLMAAASDSTGPSTTATATELIAAEHALHGAPATDGTRNPAEAWQDDETDPPLLPLVKEAALARPVPPVTGR
- a CDS encoding GNAT family N-acetyltransferase gives rise to the protein MTEVYLRRLSRWQAEQQRAAVADVHVTAYRGAAGAEYRDRQGFLDRFEQHVQRLGFDMMVADAGGLVGCAYGFQVERTGEWWSDFRGELPTDIEELTASGRTFLLAELMVLPAHRRHGVATLLGERLLARLEADLVVAAVDLERPDGEGSDAGEVGDGGGGGGDGGSRPPNAAQETVRAWGWSKLGLLAPHSPSAVREVWVRKPLR
- a CDS encoding DUF5994 family protein translates to MTTVPVLEPLPSQPLARLRLAPHSTMPRRIDGAWWPHSRDLLAELPLLIGALPRTWGQITGVTVNTAMWAVSPGRMLVANHVVRLSRSTGTHGRHTVCLVSPGRGRWDLLVVPPEVDAADAEPLMAAAAAGVRPAG
- a CDS encoding beta-N-acetylglucosaminidase domain-containing protein — translated: MDKTLNRSCSWRRKPKPGFRAVVVGLLVGLVLGLLGVAPATPAMAAEHANAEARLPQVWPTPQELRSGHGSQRLPREVVEVVGRRTDPAARRLVERVLRDAGARSIRTVTAGRPLPDADLTVYVGGPGENPATAPVLKRLGGESPRGLPEGGYAVAAGRGQVALSGVDVTGTYYAAQTFRQLVGRGKAVPDVTVRDWPAAALRGVVEGFYGAPWSQRDRLSQLDFYGRTKQNLYVYSPKDDPYLRAKWRDEYPVERLATLKELVDRAAANHVRFTYALSPGLSVCYSSAADTKALVAKFESLYAIGVRSFAVPLDDISYTDWNCAEDGDAYGSGGSAAGSAQASLLNSVVGRFVDAHSDLAPLEMVPTEYSDLADSPYKTALREKLDPSVVVEWTGDGVIAPTISAEQARRARELFGHPVLLWDNYPVNDYTTSRLLLGPYTGREAGVADVVTGITANPMVQAEASKLALFTSADFAWNPDAYDPRASFLASVADLGGRAAPALRIFAENNYSSRLNSTESPTLTPLIKAFTKALDSGDGLTAAARKLRSYFTDMAAAPGELRAHLGSSGFLDETSAWLDKLGAYGTAGGTAVRLMVAQAAGDDDAVRTLYGQLQAQRKELDAVPQQVAPGVMEQFLYDATLRAAPDPGPDASFQPSSLSLAPGASGTTTLTVADNRSTVEQSVSWKIDAPDGLTVSPSSGSVTVPAGGRATATVTLTAAGGAQSGVRSVVVRGDGLVGRAIPVRVTDGDGSERALTANFSGASVSSVDLTSGASAEIAVGKNPGEVVVGADGRTAYAANQGSDSVSVIDVPTGRVTATIAVGDVPAGLALTPDGKTLWVADYSDDAVQPVDLATGTAGPKVPVGDGPENMAITPDGSTLYVANIHDSTVTPVTLPAGRAGTAIPVGPNPFNVVAAPDGRTVYVSNSGGSTVTPIDTATNDTRPTLLVNGQQAYGLALSPDGRTLWVSASTGDRVTPVDTVTGAPGTPVTVGRSAFDVTLDWNGSTAYVTTADAGELVPVTTAGGTVGSALRTGAYPLAAVVTPVPVG
- a CDS encoding STAS domain-containing protein, whose product is MGPHPSLFDECRVVGASGELDLTTAPGFTRDLEDVRRGTGRLFLIVDLSGLTFMDGSALDPLCAAWDDCRSRRGWTRVVYARPCIGLVFRAGAVVERFPRYASARDAWRGMPADGPEQWNSTADRSA